A segment of the Candidatus Delongbacteria bacterium genome:
AGCACCACCATGCTCAGAATGTAGAGGCCCGCAATCAGTGGGTTGCTGAATCCGGCCACCACGTTGGCATAGGCGTCGGGCACATGGCTTCCCACCTGCAGCCGGTGTTCGGGGCCGACCACGCCCACGGTGAGGTGGGCCAGATGGAACACGATGTAACCCAGCACCACCAGCCCGCTGAGGAACATGGTCCTGGAGGCGAAAGTGGATTGCAGGGGTTTCTGCACCGCGTAGGGCTCGGGACGTGCCGCCCGGTTGGCCAGAGTCAGCTGGATCGCGCTGATCACGTGGACCAGGAAGATCAGCAGCAGTGTGCCGCGAATGCCCCAGAGCAGGTAGATGTTGTGCCTCAGGGCCGCCGCATAGGCGTTGAGCGTGTCCGCCCCGGCGAAGAACTGCAGGTTGCCGGCCATGTGTCCCAGCAGGAACAGCAGCAGGGCCAGCCCGGTGAGCGCCATCAGCAGTTTTCGGCCGATGGAGGAGCTGCGGAATGTGGTGAACCATGCCATAGGGGGATTCCATCCTCCTTTAGAGTGGATTGCGTGCTCGGGCGAAGGGGTGGGACCTGACGCGTCCCGCGAACCGTTGAACTTCCGAACGGCTCCGCGACGCCCCGGGTTGGACTTGTCCGGTCCGGTGGTGCGGATTCACAGGGTTGCGCTGACCGGCGTGCGAGGCTTGGTGCTTGTACTATCTTGGCAGCCGTCTGCCCCGGGCCTGAGTTGCCAATGCTGAATTCGCCCTGCCGGAGTCAACGGGCCATTCTATGCAGGATGGTGGCGCTTTATTTTGATCTGGATCAAGAACAATGAGGAGTCTGGATGTACGAACTCCCCGATCGTGTCCGTGCGTGGGAGCTGCTCTGCCTGCACACCCAGAGCGAAAGCCTTCGCAAGCACGCTCTGGCGGTGGAAGCCCTCATGGGTGCCCACGCTCGCGAAGCCGGTGAGGATGCGGATCTCTGGGAGCGCTGCGGCCTTCTGCACGATTTTGACTACGAGCGCTGGCCCGATCCGGCGGAGCATACGGTCCAGGGCGGAAAAATCCTGGAAGAAGCAGGCTATCCGCCGGAACTGATCCGTGCCATCCACAGTCATAATCCGGGCAACGGGCTGGGTGTCCCGCTGGATACGGCAATGGCGCGCACCCTGTTCGCCGTGGATGAACTGGCCGGATTCCTGGTGGGCGTGGCATTGGTTCGACCCAGCCGCAGCCTGCACGATCTGGAACCGCGCAGCGTGATCAAGAAGTTCAAGGACCGCGCCTTCTGCGCTGCGGTCAGTCGTGAGGACATGACACAGGGGGCCGAGCTGCTGGGACGCACGATGGACGTGCACCTGGCCTTCTGCATTTCGGCGCTCAGGCCGATCGCCGATGAGCTGGGGCTGGCTGGCCACTGAGCCCTGCGGGCACGACGGGGTACCAATGGAAGAGGGGAGTCGGGATGGGAGTCTATCGCTACAGGATTGAGGGCATGTCCTGCGGAGGCTGCGTCGGGTCGGTGACCCGGCTGCTGCAACAGAGCGAACCGGATGCGGACGTGACGGTCAGTCTGGAGAGTGCCAGCGCCCAGCTGACGAGTGAGCGGGTTCCTTCCTTCGATCGGATGAAGGAGGCCCTCGCCAAGGCGGGGTTCACGCTCCAGGAAGCGCAGGCCCGCTGATGGACGTACTGAACACTTTCACCAGGAGCCGGCTTTGGCTGCTGGGCTTTTTTCTGGTTGCCGGCGCTGCGCTGGCCGGAAGCGACTCAGGGGTTCCGCTGACTCGCGGGGATCTGGACGGATCCGCGCTGTACGGGCAGGTTCCGGCGGCCGGCTCGCCCGAACGGCAGTTGATGTGGCGCGGCCGCGATTGCCGCTATCCCACTGATCATTGCCTGATCTGCGACCGCATCCTGCCCGGCAAGGACCACCGGGGAGTGGACTTCGTGATCGATGGCGTGACCGTGCGACTTTGCGGCCCCGCCTGCCAGAAGCAAGCCCAGGAGCTGGATCAGACCGGCAAGCAGGAGCTGGTGCAGCGCCTGAATCTGGCGGTGGTCCAGCGGGACCTGCCCGAATACCCGTTGACCTCCAGCCCCGTGAGCGGGCAGAAACTGAGCAGCCCCATCGATGGGGTCAATCAGGTCTTCGACAACACGCTGGTCCGACTGGCCAACGAGGCCGAGGTGGCCGAGTTTCTCAAGGACCCCTGCGGCTATGTGCTGGCGGTTCGCCTGGCGCGCACCCTGGCCGCCCAGCGTTGCCGTCCTGTCCCCGGCGAAAGCGTGCATCCATGAGAGTCATCGAGCACCCACGCGTGGCACCGGAACGACGCTGGGGGGCGGAACAGTACCGCACCCTGGAGCTGGCAGGGCAGTCCGCGGGAGCGATCTATCACCTGATGACCGCGATGATCGTGCCCCGGCCGATCGCATTGATTTCCACCGTGGGTGAACAGGGCCAGTTGAATGTGGCCCCGTTTTCCTTTTTCAACGGGGTCTGCTCCGATCCTCCGATCCTGAGCGTGGCCATCATCCGGCACCCGGTGTCGGCCGAGCGACCGGATCCGGAGTCCCGCCTCAAGGACACGGCGCGCAATATCCGGCGCACGGGCGAGTTCGTGGTGAACATCGCGCCAGTCAGTCTGGCCGCGGCCGTCGAGACCGCGGGCAAGTCCTGGCCGACCGAGCAGAGCGAAGCCGAGATCTGCGGGCTGGAGGCGCTGCCTTCGTTGAAGGTGGCCGTTCCTCGCCTGGGCAATTGCCCGATCCAGCTGGAATGCCGCCTCGAGCGGATCGTTGAAGTGGGCCAGGGCCCCACCGACCTGGTGCTGGGACGCATTGTCGAAGCCCACGCGGCGCTCGAGGTCTTTGGCGACAAGGGCAGGCTGGATGTGGACCGCATCCTGCCGCTTTCCCGTCTGTCGGCGGGGTCCTATGCCGGACTCCAGGAAAGCTTCCGTTTCGTTTTCTGAGCCTGCGACAGCAACGGGCCAGCGCACACAGATCACAGCACAGCCAACAAGTCAATCGGGCAGCGCTTCGTGCGCCAGCCCGCCATATTCCGGAGGTTCCCCATGCATCGTCTTCCCGATCTGCCCTATGATTTCAACGCCCTCGAGCCCAGCATTGACGCGCGTACCATGGAAATCCATCATGGCAAGCATCACAACGCCTACGTGACCAATCTGAACAACGCTCTGGAAGCCGCGGGCGGAGACCTGGGCGACAAGGACATCATCAGCCTGTGCGCCAACCTGAACCTGGTGCCCGAGGCCCAGCGCACGGCCGTGCGCAACAATGGCGGCGGCCACTACAATCACAGCCTGTTCTGGAGCGTGATGTGTTCCGGCGGCAGCGCCGACGTCTCCCTGGAACTTGCCCGCGCAATCGATGATTTCGGTGGCATGGATGCCCTGCGCGAGAAGTTCGCCGCAGCCGCCGCCACCCGCTTCGGCAGCGGCTGGGCCTGGATCACGGCCTCCGGCGGCAAGATTCAGGTGAGCAGCACCCCCAACCAGGACAACCCGCTGATGGACAACAGTGGCACGCCCATCCTGGGTCTGGATGTCTGGGAGCACGCCTACTACCTGCACTACCAGAATCGCCGCCCCGATTACATCAAGGCCTGGTGGGAAGTGGTCAACTGGGCCGAAGTGTCCAAGCGCTTCTCCGCAGCCCGTTGAGCTCCGGATGGTCCTTCAGGAAACGCCCCCTCGTGGGGCGTTTCTCTTGCTCCACTGCCGGTTGATTGACATTCTGGAACGCATCCCGAAACTCCTGCATGCCCGACAGGCGTCGCGCGTGTACGCACCCGGTCTGGAGTCCGGACAGTGGCCAGCATCACGTTGGAGTGAGCCATGAATCTCGGTGCATTTTCGATCAGCCTCGCGGTCAAGGACATCGTGGCCTCGCGGGACTTCTACCAGAAGTTCGGCTTCACGGTCTGGGGTGGAAACGTGGAACAGAACTGGCTGATCATGAAGAACGGCGCGCACATCATCGGCCTGTTCCAGGGCATGTTCGAGCGCAATCTGATGACCTTCAACCCCGGTTGGGATCAGGACGCGAACACGCTGCCCGAGTTCACTGACATCCGTGAACTGCAGCGCCAGGTGAAGGCCCAGGGTGTCGAGCTGCTGCCCGAAGCCGACGAGCACGGCACGGGTCCCGCCAGTTTCATGGCGATTGATCCCGACGGCAATCCGATTCTGGTGGACCAGCACGTCTGACGTACCGGATTGCCCGGATTGGGTGTGAGGCGAGCGCAGGTCAAGGCACGCGTGGTCCTGCTGTTGCCCAAGCCAGTGAACGCTGGATCATCAACGCGAGGACTTTTCCATGGAAGCAGGACAGGTTCTGGTGATCGTGGGCCTGATCGTCTCCGTCGTGGCGTTTCTGTTCTTCAGGCTCCCCGGGGTGCCATTCTTCTTCATGGGTCCCATCTGGAGGGCCAGACGCTATCTGACATCCGCGGGTGTGTCGCTGTGGGCAAGCGGAGCCGTGTTGAGTCTGGTGGGCATCGCGCTGCATCTGTCAAGCTGAAGGACATTCCACCGCATGCCCGAGCACCGATTCCTCAGGCTCAAGCCCCATCACCGTGCTGATCCACCATGCCCGTGAATGCCGCCGAACAGCCACCATCAGAGCAGGGAACCGAGCTGGCCTGGCTTGACACGGCGCGCATCCTGGCGATTCTGGCGGTGGTCTTGCTGCATGTGTCCGCCGCGGTCGTGATCCAGTGCCCACCCGGTACGGTGCACTGGTGGATCGGAAACCTGGTGGACTCGACCACCCGCTGGTGCGTACCGGTCTTCGTGATGATCAGCGGCGCCCTGCTGCTGGATCCCGGCAGGCAGGAAACCGCGGCCACATTCTATCGCAAACGCGCCGCCCGCATTGCAATTCCCCTGCTGTTCTGGACCGTATTCTACCTGCTCTGGGCCATGCTCAAGGGAATCCGCAGCGGACATCCGCCTCTGCCCGGAGAGCTGGCGGAGCGCGTGCTGGCGGGAGTGCCGCATTACCACATGTGGTTTCTCTACATGATTCTGCCGCTGTACCTGGTCACGCCTTTCCTGCGCCGGCTCGTACGGGCGACCGATCGCCGCGTGTTCGGTACTGCAACGGTCTCGCTGCTGGCGCTGGCGGCTGGAGTCACCGCGATCGGCTATCCGGAACCTGTGGGTCGTGGATCGTTTCTGAGCCTGTTTCTGTATTACATCCCCTGGTTCCTGCTTGGATACATGCTGCGCACCATGCAGGGAGATGTCAGCCGCACGCGGACGGTTCCCTTTGCTCTGCTGACGATGGCGACCACTGCCGCGGGGGTCCACCTGCTGACACTGCGACTGGGACTGGACAGCGGCCTGTACTTCTATGACTACCTGAGTATCACGGTCATTCTCATGTCGCTCGCCATGGCGCTGTTCTTCAGGTCACTTGCCTGGGTGCCGGGCACTCCAGCGCTCTCGAGGCGGCTGGCCCGGCTGACGCTCGGTGTGTATCTGGTTCATCCCGTGCCGCTGGAACTGCTGCAGCATGCGGGTCTGGACCCGCTGAACGTGCACCCCGGGATCTACATTCCCACGGCGTTTCTGCTGGCGACCGGTCTGTCCGCGGTGGGGGTGCTGGTCCTGCAACGGATTCCGATTCTTGCCCGCGTCGTTTGACTTCCGCCCGGCCGGGGGAGCGGGCAAAGCCACCACACCGAGCGAACTGCTTCCTGAACGACGGAATTCCGCCCATGATGTGCTCCGTTTTCTGCAGATTCGGGAAGTCTTCGCGTGATGGATGGGACTGAACCGCGGAGACACGTGGTTCCAAAGCCGAACTCACACTCAAGGAGTCTCCCGATGCGACATCCTCTCCCCCTGCTGCTGCTGACCCTGTTGGCGGTCTCCTGTTCCGGCCCTGCCCCGGCACCGACCCAGGACAACGCGACGATCGAAGCGGCCCATCAGGCGCACGACGCCTACGTGAACGCCATCAATTCCAACGACCTGGCGACTCTGCTGGGCATGCTCACGGACGATGTGGTGTACATGGCACCGCACGAAACCCCGATGCTTGGCAAGAGCGAGGTTGCCCCCTGGCTGGAGAGTTATCTGGGCGGCTGGCGTACCAACTGGGACAAACCCGTGCAGGAATTCGTGGTCAGCGGGGAGTGGGCCTTCGAGCGATACAGCTACACCTCCACGAACATCAGCCTGGCCGATGGCTCGGTCGTGGTGGACACGGGCTGGGGGCTGGCGATCTATCACCACGACGCGGACGGCACCTGGCGCGTGGCCCGCGATGCCTGGGGCTCCGACCTGCCCATGCCCGAGTGAGTGGCATCCACGGTGACTGGGTGGCGGGCCAGCATTGGGTCAAGGAGGATAGGTGACGCAGGATTTCGTGATCCAACTGGATGATCTGAGCGACGCGCGCGTTCGGGATCTGATCGGAATGCATCTTGCGGCGGTGCGGGAATTCTCCCCGCCCGAAAGCATCCATGCCCTGCCCATTGAGGCCCTGCTGGCTCCGGGGATGAGTGTCTGGAGCGTCTGGCTGGGTGACTCGCTGGCCGGTTGTGGCGCATTGCGGGAGCTGGATCGCACCCACGGTGAAATCAAATCGATGCGCACCGCTCCGGAATTCCTGAGGCGGGGCGTGGCCCGGGCGCTGATGGATCACATCATGGCGGTCGCCCGGGGGCGGGGCTACCAACGGTTGAGTCTGGAAACAGGCGCGATGGCCGCCTTCGAGCCTGCGCGGGCACTCTATCGCCGCCTGGGCTTCGTGGACTGCGCGCCTTTCGGCGAGTATCACGAAGACCGCAACAGCGTGTTCATGACTCGGGAAATTGACTGAGTGCAGGCATCTTTCAGGCCTGACCGGCCATGGCGCAGGACGGGACCATTCCACGGCGAGCCATGGCAGACCTGAGTGGAACTGGAAGCTGGTGACAAGATGAGTGCACGGTCCATACGATCGCGAGGGCCGCGGATCCTTGCCGCACTGGGCGTCACGGTGCTGGGTCTTGTGAGCTGTCAGGGCAGGACTGCTGAACGGGCCCTGTCAACACAAGCCCTGCGAGCTCGGCTTGAGGCACAGGCCGAGGCCTGGGACGAGGCCATCATCCGCAAGGACCGGACCGCCATCGAGGCCAACATGGCAGCGGATTTCCTCTTCATTGACGCGCGCGGGCTGATCACGGACCGTGCGAACTTCATCGAGACCATGATGGATTCGGCGTTTGTCATCGATCCGTATGCCGTCGAGGACTTCGACCTGCGCCTGTACGGGGACGTGGCCCTGCTCTGCGGCCGCACGCAGATGACCGGAAGCTGGGCGGGCGAGCCCTTCACCAGCCACTATCGTTACATCGATGTCTACGCCCGCCAGGGTGAGGACTGGAAGGTCGTCAGCGTGCAGATCACGGCCATGGCCGACTGAGGCGATTCCCGCGGTTCATGCGGCGTTCGACCATCAAACTGGAGCGACCATTCATGTCCATGCCTTCCACACCAGTATCCCAGGCGCTTGTCATTTTCGCCAAGAACAAGAAACGCGTGTCCACCTTCTACCAGCAGGCTCTTGGGCTTGATGTGGTCGAGAATGAGTCGTCTCACGATCTCCTGCGCGGCAACGGCATCGAACTGGTCATTCACAGCATTCCGCAGCGCATCGCGCGCGAGATCCAGATCAGCAAGCCGCCACAATTGCGCGAGAACACGCCACTGAAACCCGCGTTTCTGGTGAACGACCTCGACGCCTTGCGCGAGGCGGTGACCCGCACGGGAGGCTGGCTGAAGGCGCGTGATCAGGCCTGGACGATCCGCGGAGCCACCGTACTGGATGGCTGTGATCCGGAAGGAAACATCGTGCAGTTCCGTCGTCTGAACCAATGAACGACTCCGGCTCATCGCTTCCCGACGGCTTCGAGTATCGTGTTCACAAGAATGGCGACGTGCACATTCTGCACCATGGCCGGCCCGCCGCGACCCTGCGTGGCAAGGCAGCCGGCGAGTTCATTGGCAAGGTCGCCAGCCTGGATCCGCCGGGTGCCCAGCAACTGATGGCCCGTGTGACGGGAAACTACCGCCGCGGCAACGAGAAGACCGCGCGCAACCATCCCCGCAATCGCGGGTGACGGAGGTTCCAGTGGCCACTGTCGGCATTGAAGAGGTAACTGTGTGCCAGGGGCGATGTGAGTGGCAACATCACGGTGCCTTCAGCTTTCGCGCGCCGCAGGTGGACCTGCTCGTCACTCGGGGCATTGCCCGGGAATGGCGGTCGGCGGGGCGGCCGGTCTGCTTGCCGGGGTGGGAATACTCATGACGCATGGCAGTGTCCACGATGTACTCCCGGGAGCATCTTTGCTCATCCTTGGGTTGACGACACTTCTTGGATTGGAAGCTGGTGCGATCGGGGGATTCATCATTGGCCATCCGGAGGTGTACCGGCCGGTCACAGGTCATCAAGAGGGGGCCGGTGAATGAATCGTCGTCCGCTGATGCTTCTGGCACTTGCGGGAACAGGTCTTTGCCTGCTTTCCTGTGTCCACTCCCGCAACATGAGCACCCCGGATGACCTGCTGGAGCTCAATCGCATGGCCGCGGATCAAGCGGCCTACTTCAGACTGACAGACGGGGATCGTCGTTTCGCCTCACGGGTGAGCGTTCACGATGACAGCCTGTTCGCGACCAGCATGCACTTTCCAGAACCCGTTGCCTTTCCGCTGGAACGGGTGGAGTACATCCAGTTCTCCAACACTCTGGAAGGGGCTCGATCGGGTGCCATGGTCGGGGCCGTGATGGGTCTTCTGGGGGGATTGGTCTACAGTCAGTCAATCGGTGGGGGTGAATACTCCGGCATCCTGAGACTGGTCGTACTGGGCGTCGTGACTTCCACAGGCAGTCTTGGCGGTCTGTGGGCAGGAGCCATCGCCGGAAAACCCGAGCGCTTCATGATTGCGTGTGACGACGATTCGACACACACGAATATGCGGGGGCCTCTGTACGACAGTGGCGAGTCCCCGGGGCAGGATCCCGTCTCGGACAGCGAACCCTGACGATGCTGACCATGGCCCAGTCCTGTCGACGTGGCTGCAACAGGCTCAGTCCCCAAGCCGTTCCAGCAATTGAGCGGCCGCATCGCGGGGCAGATCGCGGTGGCAGACCAGGCGGATGTCGGTGGGACTGACATCATAGGCCAGCACGCCGACGGCAGCCAGCCCGGCAACCTGATCCAGGCAGTCCGCGGGGGTGTGACAGCGCAGCAGCACCATGTTGCTCTCGGGAGTCCGCACGGTCCAGGGGCGCGCGTCCAGGCTCGCCAATGCCTTGGCGACATCACGGGCCAGGGCATGGTCTTCACCCAGGCGTGGGTACTCGTGATCCAGCGCGTACAGCCCGGCCGCCGCGATGATCCCCGCCTGGCGCATGCCACCGCCGAACATCTTGCGATACCAACGGGCTTCGTCGAGGGTGGCCGCGTCGCCCACCAGCATGGCTCCCACCGGACAGCCCATTCCCTTGGAAAGGCAACAGGCCAGCGTATCGCAGCGCTGGCCGAACTCGGAGAGTGGCACACCCAGGGCCGTGGCGGCGTTCCAGATCCGTGCGCCATCCAGGTGCAGGGCCAGGTCCAGCTCGCGACAGGTGGTGAACAGCTCATCGATCTCGGCCACGCTGCGCACCAGGCCGCCCGCCAGATTCACTGTGTTCTCGGTGATCACCAGGCGGCTCTTCGGATGGTGCACATCGGGCTGGCGCAGAGCCTGGCGCACATCGGCGGCGCTCAGTCGGCCATCCTCGCAATCCACGGGCCAGAAGCCCGCACCCAGCAGGGCGGATGCTCCCGCGACCTCGTGCTGCACACTGTGCGTGCGGCGTTCGAGGATGATCTCGCTGCCCCGCGTGCAGTGCACCGCGATGCCGGCCAGGTTGGCCATGGTGCTGCTGGGCAGGTACAGTGACGCCTTGCGCCCGAACAGCGCGGCTACGCGTTCTTCAAGGGCGCGCACGGTGGGATCTTCGCCCATCACGTCGTCGCCCACCTCGGCCGCGGCCATGGCCTGCCGCATGGCGTTTGATGGGCGTGTGACCGTGTCCGACCGGAAATCGAGTACCGGGCGTCCATCCGCGAGGCGCTCAGCAGTGCCTTTGTGGAATTCCATGGGTCATCCTCTCTGGGTCCGCCTCAGCGGACCGGCTGGCAGTGCGGGCACCACCAGGTTCCCCGTTGCTGCATGATGATGCGTTCGATGGGCGTGGCGCACACGCCGCAGTATTCACCCGTGCGACCGTAGACCTTCAGGTAGCGCTGGTAGCTGCCTTCCACGCCGCGGGCATCCTGGAAGCTGTCGAAGGTCGTGCCGCAGGCCTTGATCGCCCGGCGCAGCACGCGGCGGGTACTTGTGTGCAGGCGCTTGATTTCATCGGGTTCCAGCGAACCTGCGGCACGAAAGGGGTGCAGTCCGCTCTCGAACAGGATCTCGCAGGCGTAGATGTTGCCGATGCCCGTGATGCGGTCCTGGCGCAGCAGCCAGGTCTTCAGCGGGCTGCGACTGCCGTTCAGCAGTGCCGCGAGGCGGGTCGTGGTGAATGCTGAACCGGTGGGATCCACTCCCGGGGCTGCCAGGTCGTCGCGACTTCCCGCAAGAATCAGGGTGCCGAAGCGTCGTGTATCACTGAATTGCAGACGGTCGCTGCCCAGACTGAATTCGGCCCGCAGGAAGCGTTGCGAATTCTCGCTGGCGAAGCTCGCCAGTTGCAGGCGTCCGGTCATGCGCAGGTGCACGGCCAGCCAGTGCGGCCCCTTGCGGCCTTTCAGGCAAAGCAGGATCTGCTTGCCCTCGCGCTGCACGTCCTCGATGAGCGCGCCGGTGATCGGCCGGTAGTCGCCAAACAGTTTCGCATCAAGGATGCGCACTCCCTGGATCCGCTGCCCCACCAGCATCGGTCGCAATTGCCGGACCACGGTTTCCACTTCGGGCAGTTCGGGCATGGCTCAGGCCAGTTCCTTCAACCTGTCGAGCACGGCCTGGGCGTGTCCGGCCACCGAGACGGGGCTCCAGACCTCGGCCACCTTGCCTTCCGGGTTGATCAGCAGAGTGCTGCGCAGCACGCCCATGTACTCGCGACCCATGAACTTCTTCAGTCCCCAGAACCCCAGAGCTTCCAGCAGGCTGTGCTCGGTGTCCGAGAGCAGAATCAGCTGCAGGTCCTTCTTTTCAATGAAGGAGCAGTGCTTCTTCGGCGTGTCCGGGCTGATCCCGACGACCTGGGCTCCCAGTTTCGCGAAGGACTTCTTCAAGGCCGTGAAATCGATGGCCTCGGTGGTGCATCCAGGAGTCAGATCCTTGGGGTACGCATACAGAACCCACCAAGCGCCCAGAAAATCCTTGGCGGTGCGCGTGGTTCCGTCCTGATCGGGCAGGCTGAAGGCGGGCAGTTTCTTGCCGGCTTGAATCATGGAATTCTCCTTGGTGACTGGTCCGCGTGCCCCATGCACGCGCATGGAAGGTCCCGAAAGTAGCGTCTTGGCGCGAAACCGGTCAGCAAACAACCCGCACCATCCCGGACCCGGGCACGGCCCTGTCCCCGAAACCCTATCTTCCGCCCCGTGGAACTCCCGCCATGTCCACAGGGTTGATGCAACCACCCCGGCACACTCCCGGCCGGGGCAAGGAGTGACGAAGCACGGAGCCTCAAGTGAAACGAATCCTCTTCCTGCTGCTTGGCCTGGGAGCATTGCTGCCCATGGCCTGCGACGACAGCACCATCGACGACAACAACCCCCTGTCCGGAATCCAACTGGTGTCACCCATCGACGGCGACACCCTGCGGCAGGAAACCCGGATCCAGATCGCTTCTTCAGATTTCGGCCGTCTCGTGGTGGTCGGGCTGCGCGTGGATGGGGAAGAGGTGGCCATTTCGACCAACTCCCCCTATGACAACGATCTGGATGTCCGTTCCTGGGCCGACGACCAGGAGCATGAACTGGAGGTCTGGGGTGCGGCCAGCAACAGCTCGATCGTGGTCTCCGACCCCGTGACCGTGACCGTCTCCGCCAGCGCCTCCGCACCTGCCCAACCCAGATACTTCTACCGGACGCACAACCTCAGCGGAAATGACTGGATCCAGACACTGGCCCCGGTCGGCAACGGTTGGCTTGCTGGAGGCAGTGCTGGCGACCAGGCCTGGCTGATGCGCCTGGATCGCGAGGGTGACATGGTCTGGTCCTGGCGCTTCGGTACGGGAAATGGCCAGATCAATGCCGTGCTGCCCGTGGATGGCGGCAGTATGGTGGCCGGCAAGCTGGACGGATATCCCTGGGTCGCCAAGCTGAATCACCGAGGTTACATCGTGTCCAGTCGTGGCATCGACCAGTACGGCGAGGGCTCGATCAGCGACTTGATCGCCACCTCCGACGGCCAGGGCTGGCTGGCCATCGCCAACACCCAGGCGGGGGCCCGCCTGATGGAACTGGATGGCACCGGAGCCATCGTCTGGGATCGCAGCCCGCTGGGCGGGCAGACCGGCACCGTCGAGCGCCTGCTGAACACACAGTCCGGCGACCTCTGGATCTGCGGCGCCTGGACACCGGACACGAACCGCGAAGCCCTGCTGGTGAGCACCGATCAGACCGGTACCGTGCGCTGGACCCGGTCCCTGGGAGCCGGCTATGCCTGGGATCTGAAAGAGGACGGGGCCGGACTGGTGGTATGCGGAGAAACAGGCTCGGATCCCGCCGCGGTACAGGCCACCCTCTGGCGCACTGACAACACGGGCGTGCTGGTGGAAAGCCGTGTGATGCAGCAGAATGCACCACACAGCGCACACCGGCTGCTGAAGTCCACCGGAGGTGACTGGTGGTTGGCGGGCTGGAGCGCGGGCGCGCAGTCCAACGGCCTGGATGGCCTGCTGGCCGAAGTTTCCTTCGGCTCGGGCACCCTCTGGCAACACTCACACGGAGATGGACTGGGGCAGGAACTGCGGGCCTTGCTGCCTGCGGCCGATGGCGGTCTGGTGGCCGCCGGCATGTCCGGCACGTCCACGGGCAACGGAATGGATGTCTGGGTGATCCACACCAACACCCAGGGGCTCATCCCCTGAACGGATCACGTGGTTGGTCAGCGACCCAGAATGCCCACGCGCAATGCCACACGGGCCACATCGGTCCACTCGATGTCCTTCAGCTCGGGAAGATGCACCAGCGCCTGCAGCATGCGACGCTGGAATCCCGGGCGATGGAACAGGGGCCTGAAGAGCAGCGAGAATCTGATCTGGCGCATCACGAAGGCCATGCTGTGCGTATACGTGGCGGCCACCCGCGCTTCCGGGCGTGGCTCCTGGCCCAGGCCATCCGCGAGCAGGGCGCTCGCCGCCCGCTCACCTGAACGCAGAGCGTAGTAGATGCCCTCTCCGCTGATCGGCTCGCAGAGACCGCCCGCATCTCCCACGAAGAGTACACGACCGCGCGCCAGCCTGCGGATCGGGCGATCGGGCAGGGGCCAACCGTCGACCTTGGCCCGGGGCAGACCCAGACGCAGGCGGTAGGCTTCCAGCAGCGCTTTCTGCTCCCCGGTCCGCTGGGGAGGCCCGCAGACACCCACCATGCGCATGCCGCGTTTGGGAAAGTCCCAGGCATAGCCCCAGGGAAAGAGACCGAAGTCCAGTCGGGCCGGGTCCGTGCGTTCGGAAGGAATCGAGAGCTCCAGCGCGGTCTGGTGTCCGCCCTCACCGGGTGCCAGACAGCGTCTCAGTCTTGACAGGGCACCATCCGCGGCGATCACCCAGTCGGCACGATGTACGGTGCCATCCTTGGCC
Coding sequences within it:
- a CDS encoding succinate dehydrogenase cytochrome b subunit, encoding MAWFTTFRSSSIGRKLLMALTGLALLLFLLGHMAGNLQFFAGADTLNAYAAALRHNIYLLWGIRGTLLLIFLVHVISAIQLTLANRAARPEPYAVQKPLQSTFASRTMFLSGLVVLGYIVFHLAHLTVGVVGPEHRLQVGSHVPDAYANVVAGFSNPLIAGLYILSMVVLFFHLSHGAQSALQTLGFNHPKYTPMVRGLLLGLVFLICAGFISIPLAVLLAWY
- a CDS encoding HDIG domain-containing protein, giving the protein MYELPDRVRAWELLCLHTQSESLRKHALAVEALMGAHAREAGEDADLWERCGLLHDFDYERWPDPAEHTVQGGKILEEAGYPPELIRAIHSHNPGNGLGVPLDTAMARTLFAVDELAGFLVGVALVRPSRSLHDLEPRSVIKKFKDRAFCAAVSREDMTQGAELLGRTMDVHLAFCISALRPIADELGLAGH
- a CDS encoding heavy-metal-associated domain-containing protein, giving the protein MGVYRYRIEGMSCGGCVGSVTRLLQQSEPDADVTVSLESASAQLTSERVPSFDRMKEALAKAGFTLQEAQAR
- a CDS encoding flavin reductase family protein — encoded protein: MRVIEHPRVAPERRWGAEQYRTLELAGQSAGAIYHLMTAMIVPRPIALISTVGEQGQLNVAPFSFFNGVCSDPPILSVAIIRHPVSAERPDPESRLKDTARNIRRTGEFVVNIAPVSLAAAVETAGKSWPTEQSEAEICGLEALPSLKVAVPRLGNCPIQLECRLERIVEVGQGPTDLVLGRIVEAHAALEVFGDKGRLDVDRILPLSRLSAGSYAGLQESFRFVF
- a CDS encoding superoxide dismutase gives rise to the protein MHRLPDLPYDFNALEPSIDARTMEIHHGKHHNAYVTNLNNALEAAGGDLGDKDIISLCANLNLVPEAQRTAVRNNGGGHYNHSLFWSVMCSGGSADVSLELARAIDDFGGMDALREKFAAAAATRFGSGWAWITASGGKIQVSSTPNQDNPLMDNSGTPILGLDVWEHAYYLHYQNRRPDYIKAWWEVVNWAEVSKRFSAAR
- a CDS encoding VOC family protein, giving the protein MNLGAFSISLAVKDIVASRDFYQKFGFTVWGGNVEQNWLIMKNGAHIIGLFQGMFERNLMTFNPGWDQDANTLPEFTDIRELQRQVKAQGVELLPEADEHGTGPASFMAIDPDGNPILVDQHV
- a CDS encoding acyltransferase family protein; its protein translation is MPVNAAEQPPSEQGTELAWLDTARILAILAVVLLHVSAAVVIQCPPGTVHWWIGNLVDSTTRWCVPVFVMISGALLLDPGRQETAATFYRKRAARIAIPLLFWTVFYLLWAMLKGIRSGHPPLPGELAERVLAGVPHYHMWFLYMILPLYLVTPFLRRLVRATDRRVFGTATVSLLALAAGVTAIGYPEPVGRGSFLSLFLYYIPWFLLGYMLRTMQGDVSRTRTVPFALLTMATTAAGVHLLTLRLGLDSGLYFYDYLSITVILMSLAMALFFRSLAWVPGTPALSRRLARLTLGVYLVHPVPLELLQHAGLDPLNVHPGIYIPTAFLLATGLSAVGVLVLQRIPILARVV
- a CDS encoding nuclear transport factor 2 family protein; this encodes MRHPLPLLLLTLLAVSCSGPAPAPTQDNATIEAAHQAHDAYVNAINSNDLATLLGMLTDDVVYMAPHETPMLGKSEVAPWLESYLGGWRTNWDKPVQEFVVSGEWAFERYSYTSTNISLADGSVVVDTGWGLAIYHHDADGTWRVARDAWGSDLPMPE
- a CDS encoding GNAT family N-acetyltransferase; its protein translation is MHLAAVREFSPPESIHALPIEALLAPGMSVWSVWLGDSLAGCGALRELDRTHGEIKSMRTAPEFLRRGVARALMDHIMAVARGRGYQRLSLETGAMAAFEPARALYRRLGFVDCAPFGEYHEDRNSVFMTREID